A window of Sphingobacterium sp. lm-10 contains these coding sequences:
- a CDS encoding pyruvate dehydrogenase complex E1 component subunit beta, which translates to MREIQFREALREAMNEEMRKDETIFLMGEEVAEYNGAYKVSQGMLDEFGAKRVIDTPIAELGFAGISVGAAMNGLKPIVEFMTFNFSLVAIDQVINAAAKIHQMSGGQFSCPIVFRGATGNAGQLAAQHSQNFENWYANTPGLKVVVPSNPYDAKGLLKSSIIDPDPVIFMESEVMYGDKGEVPEEEYYIEIGKAKVVKEGTDVTVVSFGKMVPRIVIPAVEELEKEGISVELIDLRTVRPIDFDAIITSVKKTNRLVVVEEAWPLASISSEITFRVQKDAFDYLDAPVTRVTSADVPLGYAPTLVEASLPSITKVVKAIKEVSYIKK; encoded by the coding sequence ATGAGAGAAATACAATTCAGAGAAGCGCTTCGTGAAGCAATGAACGAAGAGATGCGCAAAGATGAAACGATATTTTTAATGGGCGAGGAAGTCGCTGAGTACAATGGCGCTTATAAAGTGAGCCAGGGCATGCTCGACGAGTTTGGTGCTAAACGTGTGATCGATACGCCAATTGCAGAGCTTGGTTTTGCAGGTATCAGCGTAGGCGCAGCGATGAATGGCTTGAAGCCTATCGTTGAATTCATGACGTTTAACTTCTCCCTAGTAGCGATAGATCAGGTGATCAATGCAGCAGCAAAGATTCATCAGATGAGTGGCGGACAATTTTCTTGTCCGATCGTATTCCGCGGCGCGACCGGTAATGCTGGTCAGTTGGCGGCACAACACTCCCAAAACTTTGAAAACTGGTACGCCAATACACCTGGACTTAAGGTCGTGGTTCCTTCCAACCCTTATGATGCAAAAGGTTTATTGAAATCTTCAATTATCGACCCGGATCCAGTTATTTTTATGGAGTCTGAGGTGATGTATGGAGATAAAGGTGAAGTGCCTGAGGAAGAATATTACATTGAGATCGGAAAAGCCAAAGTGGTTAAAGAGGGTACTGATGTAACGGTTGTTTCTTTCGGTAAAATGGTGCCGCGTATTGTCATTCCAGCCGTTGAGGAATTGGAGAAAGAAGGTATCAGCGTTGAATTGATCGATTTACGTACGGTAAGACCTATTGACTTTGATGCGATCATCACTTCGGTCAAGAAGACAAATAGATTAGTAGTTGTTGAAGAAGCTTGGCCTTTGGCTTCCATTTCTTCAGAAATCACTTTCCGCGTGCAGAAAGATGCATTCGATTATTTAGATGCACCAGTTACGCGTGTTACGTCAGCGGATGTGCCTTTAGGATATGCGCCTACGTTAGTAGAAGCTTCCCTTCCAAGTATCACGAAAGTGGTAAAAGCGATCAAAGAAGTTTCTTATATCAAAAAGTAA
- a CDS encoding DUF6263 family protein, with translation MKKLKLSVCLFLAVALGVQAQEKVSFRYNPPIGEKMTYNTAMNMDIEGEQSMIMDMNMVMTQTAKDKGADQIFNIVSQIESIKMDMNMQMMMMSYDSENPDESNPVAQQMGEQFGPLLKKDIHVKINDRAEVIDITDAESFSGLGDIKSMFSAASFPEQPITEGESWTMAVPNEQLGIDLNYKLTYVGKEDGLIRVNLESVPAEEATAMSITANGFNLYDPKTFVIVKSEITSKIDAQGTSVTNKVVMEKQ, from the coding sequence ATGAAGAAATTGAAGTTAAGTGTTTGTTTATTTCTAGCCGTAGCGCTAGGAGTGCAAGCACAGGAAAAAGTCTCCTTTCGATACAATCCTCCTATTGGAGAAAAAATGACCTATAACACGGCCATGAATATGGACATCGAAGGTGAGCAATCCATGATTATGGATATGAATATGGTCATGACGCAAACCGCCAAAGATAAAGGTGCCGATCAAATATTTAATATCGTATCGCAGATAGAGTCTATTAAGATGGACATGAATATGCAGATGATGATGATGTCTTACGACTCCGAAAATCCAGACGAAAGTAACCCTGTTGCGCAGCAAATGGGCGAGCAATTCGGACCGTTGTTGAAGAAAGATATCCACGTAAAAATTAATGATCGTGCAGAGGTAATCGATATTACAGACGCAGAGTCATTCTCTGGATTAGGTGATATCAAATCGATGTTTAGCGCGGCAAGCTTTCCAGAGCAGCCGATCACAGAAGGCGAAAGCTGGACCATGGCGGTGCCAAATGAGCAGCTGGGGATAGATTTGAATTACAAACTGACTTATGTTGGTAAAGAAGATGGCTTGATCCGTGTGAACTTGGAGTCTGTACCTGCCGAGGAAGCAACCGCGATGTCCATTACAGCTAATGGATTTAACTTATATGATCCAAAAACGTTCGTCATTGTGAAATCAGAAATTACTTCCAAAATTGATGCACAAGGTACTTCTGTTACCAATAAAGTCGTGATGGAAAAACAATAA
- the gcvH gene encoding glycine cleavage system protein GcvH: protein MNFPADLKYTKDHEWVRVEGDEAVIGITDFAQRELGDIVFVDISSVGEEVAANEVFGTIEAVKTVSDLFMPVQATVLSVNEAIDASPELVNNDAYEAGWIIRVKLSNPDDVNGLLSADEYKAEVTS from the coding sequence ATGAATTTTCCAGCAGATTTAAAGTATACAAAAGACCACGAATGGGTTCGTGTGGAAGGTGATGAAGCCGTTATTGGTATTACGGATTTTGCGCAACGTGAGTTGGGTGATATCGTTTTTGTAGACATCAGTAGTGTTGGTGAAGAAGTGGCAGCAAATGAAGTTTTCGGAACAATCGAAGCCGTAAAAACAGTTTCTGATTTGTTTATGCCCGTTCAGGCAACCGTACTTTCTGTCAATGAGGCGATTGATGCTTCTCCGGAACTGGTAAATAATGACGCTTATGAAGCAGGATGGATTATCCGCGTTAAATTGAGCAATCCAGATGATGTAAATGGTTTATTATCTGCGGATGAATATAAAGCGGAAGTAACTTCGTAG
- a CDS encoding anhydro-N-acetylmuramic acid kinase has translation MNKQLEKLYRIAQKEERIIIGLMSGTSLDGLDIALCRVTGSGSDTQLRLLHFTTVPYTEDFRNQVKQIFAKKQVDHLLWSTLHVKVAQVHADMVNASMKAWGIRAADIDVIASHGQTVFHAPKDPINRSDQPNSTLQIGDGDHIAVKTGIITVSDFRQKHVAAGGDGAPLVVYGDALLYTSEVEHRILLNIGGIANFTFLPNSSSYLEAYATDLGPGNTLMNQYMQLHLGEEMDRDGALARRGVVHEDLLNVLLSMPFLTSKFPKTTGPEMFNLVLLQEAMQRANTENLSHADVLATLSEFTVHVIVDGVQRAVRELDSAAIYISGGGLHNPYLLQGIQKGLWGYRVASFNEIGFDPDAKEAALFAILANETIAGAPEHVAHINGSPAVCMGKISFPY, from the coding sequence ATGAACAAGCAGCTCGAAAAGCTCTATCGTATCGCGCAAAAAGAAGAACGGATCATTATTGGGTTGATGTCTGGTACTTCGCTCGATGGATTAGATATCGCACTATGTCGAGTAACAGGTAGCGGCTCCGATACGCAATTGCGTTTGCTGCATTTTACTACGGTGCCCTACACGGAGGATTTTCGAAATCAGGTGAAGCAAATTTTCGCAAAGAAGCAAGTAGATCATTTGCTTTGGAGTACGCTACATGTAAAGGTAGCGCAAGTGCATGCAGATATGGTGAACGCCAGTATGAAAGCTTGGGGCATTAGAGCAGCAGATATAGACGTCATCGCAAGCCATGGGCAGACGGTTTTTCATGCGCCTAAAGACCCTATTAATAGATCTGATCAGCCTAATAGTACGTTGCAAATAGGAGATGGGGACCATATTGCTGTGAAAACAGGGATTATTACGGTTTCCGATTTTCGGCAAAAACATGTCGCGGCCGGAGGAGATGGAGCCCCACTCGTCGTGTATGGCGATGCATTGCTGTATACCTCTGAAGTAGAGCATCGTATCTTATTAAATATCGGAGGCATTGCGAATTTTACTTTTCTTCCCAATAGCAGCTCTTATCTTGAGGCTTACGCCACTGATCTAGGACCAGGTAACACGCTGATGAATCAGTATATGCAGCTGCATCTGGGAGAAGAAATGGATCGCGATGGTGCATTGGCTAGGCGTGGTGTGGTACACGAAGATCTTCTAAACGTGCTATTGTCCATGCCATTTCTGACAAGTAAATTTCCCAAAACAACAGGTCCTGAAATGTTTAATTTAGTGCTTCTGCAAGAGGCTATGCAGCGCGCAAATACAGAGAACTTGAGCCATGCCGATGTGCTGGCGACGCTCAGCGAATTTACAGTACATGTTATTGTGGATGGGGTTCAGCGTGCCGTTCGTGAATTGGATTCGGCGGCGATTTATATCAGTGGTGGCGGTTTGCACAACCCCTATTTACTGCAAGGAATTCAGAAAGGATTGTGGGGGTATCGTGTGGCATCATTTAATGAAATCGGATTCGATCCAGATGCGAAGGAAGCGGCTTTATTTGCGATCTTAGCCAACGAGACCATTGCCGGGGCTCCCGAGCATGTAGCACATATTAATGGTTCACCAGCCGTGTGCATGGGGAAGATTAGTTTTCCCTATTGA
- a CDS encoding DUF2461 domain-containing protein — translation MTTNIYPATFAFLSELAQHNNREWFQEHKARYDAAQQNMKDFVQAIIWRLSEVDPHIHQDINPAKCLFRIYRDVRFSKNKAPYKNWLAAGISVDGRKLDGPEYYIHIEPNKIFIAVGYWRPNKGHLDLIRQEIDYNGEEFHAALQKGGWSWTDLGTEDKLVRPPAGYEADHPHIDLLKLKSFTLHSELPQKTMESEGALDAVLKMYTACLPFKNYIHQAIDQ, via the coding sequence ATGACAACAAATATCTATCCTGCTACCTTTGCCTTCTTAAGCGAACTGGCTCAGCATAATAATCGAGAATGGTTTCAAGAGCATAAAGCGCGTTATGATGCTGCTCAACAAAATATGAAAGACTTCGTACAAGCGATCATCTGGCGCTTGTCTGAGGTAGACCCACATATCCATCAGGATATCAACCCCGCCAAATGTCTTTTTAGGATCTATCGGGACGTTCGCTTTTCCAAGAACAAAGCCCCTTATAAAAACTGGTTAGCGGCCGGCATTTCTGTCGACGGGCGCAAGCTAGACGGTCCAGAGTATTATATTCACATAGAGCCTAACAAAATTTTTATTGCCGTAGGATACTGGCGACCAAATAAAGGCCATCTCGATTTGATCCGTCAGGAAATTGATTATAATGGAGAAGAATTTCATGCAGCTTTGCAGAAGGGCGGTTGGAGCTGGACCGATCTAGGCACAGAAGATAAGCTAGTGAGACCTCCCGCAGGGTACGAGGCAGATCATCCACATATCGATCTACTTAAATTAAAAAGTTTTACGCTGCATAGTGAGCTACCACAAAAGACGATGGAAAGCGAAGGTGCGTTGGATGCCGTACTCAAGATGTATACCGCTTGTCTTCCGTTCAAAAACTACATCCATCAGGCCATTGATCAATAG
- a CDS encoding phosphatidate cytidylyltransferase: protein MLKRAITGAVFITVLIGSALSGATVFTIFFSAVGVWCLYEFFGMVRQQQDVLPVTGVGIFSAILLGFLLGLHHLEALPLRYTAIIIPCISLIFIVPLYRGNAKPFHDISYTLTGLLYTAFPFFCFVALGFIRGSYHAHIPLGFLFMLWSNDTGAYLVGRSIGRTKLFERISPNKTWEGFLGGLAFAIGVAALLSQFYPVLPLWQWMIMGLIIGSFGTLGDLVESMLKRTLGVKDSGNILPGHGGLLDRFDGLLIAAPLVWIFLLLV, encoded by the coding sequence ATGCTAAAACGTGCCATCACAGGAGCGGTATTTATCACCGTCCTGATTGGATCTGCCCTTTCTGGAGCTACTGTCTTTACTATCTTTTTTTCTGCGGTCGGCGTGTGGTGTTTGTATGAATTTTTTGGTATGGTTCGGCAGCAGCAAGACGTACTTCCAGTCACCGGGGTCGGTATTTTTAGCGCCATATTACTAGGCTTCCTATTGGGATTACATCATCTCGAGGCGCTGCCGCTCCGTTATACCGCGATCATTATTCCTTGTATTAGCCTGATATTTATTGTGCCGCTTTATCGCGGAAACGCAAAGCCATTCCATGACATATCCTATACATTAACGGGATTGTTATATACTGCTTTTCCTTTTTTCTGTTTTGTGGCGTTGGGTTTTATTCGAGGTTCTTACCACGCCCACATTCCACTGGGCTTTCTATTTATGCTTTGGAGTAATGACACCGGTGCATACCTGGTGGGGAGAAGTATCGGTCGTACCAAGCTATTCGAACGTATATCTCCCAATAAAACTTGGGAAGGCTTTCTAGGCGGTTTAGCATTCGCCATTGGGGTTGCTGCTTTATTATCTCAATTCTATCCCGTTTTGCCACTTTGGCAATGGATGATCATGGGGCTAATCATCGGCTCATTTGGCACCTTAGGTGATTTGGTCGAATCCATGTTGAAACGTACCTTGGGTGTAAAAGACTCCGGCAATATCTTGCCTGGCCATGGCGGCTTGTTAGATCGTTTTGATGGCCTATTGATTGCCGCACCATTAGTTTGGATATTTTTACTTTTAGTGTAA